The Verrucomicrobium spinosum DSM 4136 = JCM 18804 DNA segment AGGCGGGAGGCAACTGGGCAGTTGCGGTTGTGGAAAAAAGCGAGGCTGTGCTGGGGCGGGGCGGGGAGCCAGTGCGTCAGTGGGCAGTGCGTCAGTGGGCAGTGCGTCAGTGGTCAGTGGTCAGTGGTCAGTGGTCAGTGGTCAGTGGTCAGTGGTCAGTGGTCAGTGCGTCAGTGCGTCAGTGCGTCAGTGCGTCAGTGCGTCAGTGCGTGGCGCGGTCAGTGGGCAAGGTGTTGGGGGTGGTGCGATGGGAGGATGTGGTGTTGGCTTGCGGGGGGCCGTGCTTGGTGCTTGGTGCGGTTGGCACTGGCATGAGGCAGGCATTCTGGATGCCGGAGGCATCGCAGCCATTAGCCGGACGGTTGAAGGAGCGGAGCGACTGATACCTCCGGAAGGGTAGAAAAGGACATTTCCACCCCGGTAGGGGTGGCAGCAAGGTCGCAGCTCCGGTGCGTCAAGATGTTGGGGGTGGGGTTGTGAGAAGTACGGGCTTCAGCCTGCGGGAGACTGGGCCACTGAAGTGGTTGTCGTGACCTGAAGCGGGACTTTGGGACGCCATGCCCCTGATTCAAAGCTTCCTCCCGCCTCAGGTCTTCTGTCTTGTGTCTTCCAGTCTTGTGTCTCCCGCGCAGCGGGTGATGCCGGAGGCATCCCAGCCATTAGCCGGATGGTTGAAGGAGCGGAGCGACTGATACCTCCGGTAAGCAGAAAGAAATTTGCATCCCGAAGGGGATGCCAGCAAGATCCTCTTTCTCCACGCATCGTCAAACATGTCCGGCACCTACGTCTCCCTGCACTACCATGTTGTCTTCAGTACCAAGAAGCGGGAGCCCCTGATCGGTGCCGAGTGGCTTCCCCGATTGCACGAGTATTTAGGCGGTACAGTGCAAGGACTCGGCGGATTTTGCCAGGGGGTCGGAGGCATCAATGATCATGTGCATCTGTTGATCGGCCTGAAACCCACGCATTGTCTCTCCGATTTCATGCGGGAGTTGAAAAAGGCATCCTCCATATGGGTGCACCAAGAGGTCGGACTGGGCCATTTCGCCTGGCAGGAAGGGTATTCAGCATTCTCCGTCAGCGCCACTTCACGGGAAGCGGTCAAAGAGTACATTGCACAGCAGCAGGAGCATCATCGGGTGAAATCGTTCCGGGAGGAGCTCGTGCAAATGCTGGTCAAAGCGGGGGTTGCCTTCAAGCCGGAATACCTTGATTGACAGGGCGGACGTTGCTGCGACCCGCTGCGCGGGAGACACAAGACTGGAAGACAGAAGACAGAAGACAGAAGACCTGAGACGGGAGGAAGCTCTGAATCAGGGGCATGGCATCCCAGAGTCCTGCTTCAGGTCACGACAATCTTCAGTGGCCCAGTCTCCCGCAGGCTGAAGCCTGTACTCCGTACAACTTCGGCTCCAACACCTTGACGCACTGGGCCTGCGACGTTGCTGCGACCCACTTCGGGGTCGGAAATTTCTTTCTGCTTACCGGAGGTATCAGTCGCTAGGCTCCTTCACTCTCCGGCTAATGGCTGGGATGCCTCCGGCATCCAAATGCGTCCATGACGGGGACCGCGGATGTTGTTCGTGTTGATCCCTGCCATTGGAGGGGAGGGGAGTTCTTCCTCCAACCAAGCATCAAGCATCAAGCACGGACCCGCCCGCAAGCCGACACCACATCCTCCCACGTCCGCGCCCCCAACACCTTGACGCACTGACGCACTGACGCACTGACGCACTGACGCACTGACGCACTGACGCACTGACGCACTGACGCACTGGAACTGCGACCTTGCTGGCATCACCTTCGGGATGCAAATTTCTTTCTGCTTACCGGAGGTGTCAGTCGCTACGCTCCTTCACTCTCCGGCTAATGGCTGGGATGCCTCCGGCATCCAAATGCGTCCATGACGGGGACCGCGGATGTTGTTCGTGTTGATCCCTGCCATTGGAGGGGAGGGGAGTTCTTCCTCCAACCAAGCATCAAGCATCAAGCATCAAGCACGGACCCGCCCGCAAGCCGACACCACATCCTCCCACGTCCGCGCCCCCAACACCTTGACGCACTGACGCACTGACGCACTGACGCACTGACGCACTGGAACTGCGACCTTGCTGGCATCACCTTCGGGATGCAAATTTCTTTCTGCTTACCGGAGGTGTCAGTCGCTACGCTCCTTCACTCTCCGGCTAATGGCTGGGATGCCTCCGGCATCCAAATGCGTCCATGACGGGGACCGCGGATGTTGTTCGTGTTGATCCCTGCCATTGGAGGGGAGGGGAGTTCTTCCTCCAACCAAGCATCAAGCATCAAGCATCAAGCACGGACCCGCCCGCAAGCCGACACCACATCCTCCCACGTCCGCGCCCCCAACACCTTGACGCACTGACGCACTGACGCACTGACGCACTGACGCACTGACGCACTGACGCACTGGAACTGCGACCTTGCTGGCATCACCTTCGGGATGCAAATTTCTTTCTGCTTACCGGAGGTGTCAGTCGCTACGCTCCTTCACTCTCCGGCTAATGGCTGGGATGCCTCCGGCATCCAGAATGCGTTGGTGACAGCCTTGCCCCGTCACCAGTGCCAACCAAGCGCCATGCACGAAACCCCCGCAAGCTGACATCGCATCCTCCCCACAATCTCACCCCCAACACCTTGACCACTGCCCACTGCCTACTGCCCACTGGAAGCTAAACGCGTCCGTGCCGCGCCGTGACCTCACGGAGACGCGCTTCCAATGCGGAAGTCAGCTGGTCCCAGGTGAAGCGCCAGTTCCAGAACTCGCCGCTTTTCCCGGGGATGTTCATGCGGGCTTCGCTGCCGAGACCCATGACGTCCTGGAGGGGGCAGATGGCGAGCTGGGATTGGCTTTTCCAGACGTGCTCGATGAAGTCCCAGTGGATCTCGCTGCCGTCCGTCTGGGTGTAGGTGAGGATGGTGCGGCGTTCGGCTTCGATGACCTCCGCCGTGCGGGTGCTGTCATCGCCTGCCTCGCTGCGGAAGAGACCCACTACGGTGTCGTTGTCATGGGTGCCGGTGTAGCCCACGCTATTCTCCGGGTAGGTGGAGGGATCGTAGAGCGGGGTCACGGTGTCCGGGCCAAAGGCGAACTGCATGACGCGCATGCCGGGAAGGCCATGCTTGTCTCGCAACTCCACCACATCGGGCGTGATGAGGCCCAGATCTTCCGCAATGATGGGGAGCTCTCCCATCTCCTCCTTGAGGGAGTTGAAGAGGGCATCACCGGGGGCCTCCACCCACTTGCCATTGATGGCAGTGGCCTCGCTGGCGGGGATCTCCCAGTACGCGGCAAAGCCCCGGAAGTGGTCGATACGGACCACGTCCACCAGGGCGAGCGTCTTCCGCATGCGGGACTTCCACCAGTTGAAGTTGGTCTTCAGGTGCTTGGGCCAGTCATAGAGCGGGTTGCCCCAGCGTTGACCGGTCTCGCTGAAATAGTCGGGCGGCACGCCCGCGATGACGGTGGGATTGCCATTCTCATCCAGGGAGAAGAGCTCGCGGTTGGCCCAGACATCGGCGCTGTCATGCGCGGTGAAGATGGGGATGTCGCCCACGATGGCGATGCCCAACTCCCGCGCGCGGATGCGGAGCTTGTTCCACTGGCGGTGGAAGAGGAACTGCAGGGCCTTGGCTTCCTCAATCTCCGCCTCCAGGGAGGACATGACTTGTGCCATGGCCACGTCCTCGCGCAGGGCCACCTCGCGGGGCCACTCCGTCCAGGGCTTGCTGTCGTGCTCCTCCTTCAGGGCGATGAACATGGCCCAGTCGTCCAGCCAGTCGGACTCCCGCTGGCAGAAGACCTCAAAGGCGCGAGCCAGCAGAGGGCTGGCGTTGCACTGGTTGATGAAGTGGCGGGCGGCATTCTTGAGAAAGGCCATGCGCACCTCGATCACGGAGCCAAAGTCCACCCGCTCATCGGGGAACTCCGGCATCATATGGAGGTCGGACGGGGTCACCATGCCGTCCTTCACCAGCGCATCCAGGCTGATGAGGAGGGGATTCCCCGCGAAGCTGGAGAGGGACTGGTAGGGGGAGTTCCCGTAGCCGGTGGGGCCCAGCGGGAGGATTTGCCACACCTTCTGCCCCATGCGATGGAGCGACTCCAGCCACAGCTCTGCCCCCGGCCCGATCTCACCTACCCCAAACCGGCCAGGCAGCGATGTCGGATGCAACAGGATGCCGGCAGAGCGGGAGAGTGGGAGCATAAAGTCACAAGAGCGCAACAGCCGTGCCGTGCAAGCGGCGAAAAGGGGCAGCGGCGTTGCTTTTTTTAACTCGTTCGTCTCCAGCGGGCTGGATGCGTGGGAAGATCAGGCTTCAAACTTCAGGCTGGAGTGATGGAGTGATGGAGTGATGGAGTGATGAGCGGGCCGGACCTCGAACCAAGCACGAAGCACCAAGCACTACGAACCAAGCACCTCAGTCACTGTCACAGGTGTCCAAGTGCGGATGGCCTTCGTTGGGGTTGGTAAAGTTGTCGGACTCGTCCTCGTCGCGATTCGGGTCCAGGCAGCGGAAGTCTTTTTCCACTGCCACCTTGAGGCCCCAGGGTTCGTCAAAATAGATCCCCACCTGGCTGGGGGAGTCCGCCCAGGTGGTGACCTCGGCGGCGGGGAGGATGACCGTGACGGTGGTGCCTTGGGAGTCAGCGGTATGCTGGACGGACGGGGGGCCGCTGGGGGAGGACTCGACGCGATAGGCCAGGCGCGGGCCTGAGGAGGCTCCCAGCGTGGTGGCTTCCTGCCAGAAGCCCTGGTCGCGGAGTGCCAGCACTTCCGTCTGGGTGAGCCGGAGTCGGAGCGAGTCTCCACGGAGGCGAAGTTTCATGGCCGTAGGTTATATAATCGCCTGAGTATATCAAGGCCCGCTTCGCGGGAGACACAAGACAGAAGACCTGAGACGGGAGGAGGCCTTGAAACAGGGGCATGGCGTCCCAGAGTCCTGCTTCAACTCACGACAACCGCTTCAGTTGTCCAGTCTCCCGCAGGCTAAAGCCCAATGCCATCAGGGAAAACGCATCGTCTTGCTGTTTTGCCTTGGCGCGCCTCGGAGCCGCGATGGTGCAACCGCCACGACTGTAACTGGTGAGCCCCTTTTAGAAGGGCCGAAGGTCCGGGTTCATACCAGCCTGGGGCAACGCCCCAGGGATAGATGGCCAAACTACCCATGAGGGCTGTAGGCCCGGTGTCATCAAGTCTGCCTATGACGAGCATCCCTGAATGACGTCGGGCCTACAGCCCTCAAGATCTAAAACGAGCGCCTACCTTGGGCGTTGCCCAAGGCTGCTATCATGCCGGGCTTTCAGCCCTCAATACTTTCACAAAAGGGAGATGCCCGACCTCTCCACTTTTCCCTGATGGCATTGGGCTGCAGCCTGTACTCCGTACAACTTCGGCTCCAACACCTTGACGCACTGACGCACTGGATTGGGACCTTGCTGCCACCCCTGCCGGGGTGGGATCCTCCTTGTCTCCCAACCGGAGGTATCAGTCGCTACGCTCCTTCGACCTCCGGCTAATGGCTGGGATGCCTCCGGCATCACCCGCTGCGCGGGAGACACAAGACTGGAAGACACAAGACGCCAGACCTGAAACTGAGCTGACGCCAAGGGCGTCAAACAGAGCAGCCCAGGGTAAGGCGAGGTACGAGCCGCCACCTTGGGTACATGGGCGAATGGGCTTGAACTCCGAAGTGAGTTCTACCATCCGTGATGAGATCCCTGGAGTCTCCATCGCACGCAGGACGGTTGTCTCCGGGTGATCTGGGCAGTTTTGTCACGGGCGATGGCTTTCTGGAGGGAGCACCTTCCAGCCACGTTGGGCCCGCGTATTCTGATGCTGGACGCGGTCGGGGCACAGTCTGGCGAGTCTGCCGAGGAAGGTGCCGCAGGCATTGGGGAAATAGAGGATGCGCTGGGCTTCGGAGCGGACGTCGGGGATGGCGAGGAGTTGGGCTTCCAGGTCGTTGGCCGTGCCCTCCCAGCATTCCTGCAGGTGGAGGGTGAGCAGGGCGCGGTCCACCAGGGCGAGGAAACGAACCTCTGAGGAAAGCTCGCGGATGGACTGGAGGAGCTCGGGATGGTGCCAGTGGCGGATGCCGCTGCGGCTGTCCCGCAGGGCGGCAGGGATCTCAAACTCATGCAAGAGGAAGTGCGTGAAGTGGGGCAGCTCGTTCATGAGAGTGCTCCAGAAGGCGGATTCCTCCTCCAGCGAGCCGGTAGGCATGGGCATGGGGCAGCGGGCGGCACGCAGGATCATGAGCTTGTCTTCCAGGCTGTCATCCAGGGGAGGCAGGACCTGCATGTTTTCCGGCTCTTCATTGAGAGCCACGCTCATGCGCCAGACGGGGTCCAGCAGGAGGGCATCCTTGTGCTTGCCGTGCAGGCGCTGTTCATGGCCGTAGAGCAGCTCCTTGATGCGCGCGCCGAACTGGCGGCGGGCTTTGATGTCGGTGTTGCCGTTCTCATCATCCAGACGGAGGTGCTCGCAGCCGAACATGTCGGCATTGAAGTCTGTGGCACCCGTCATGTAGCCGTAGGGGCGGCATTCGCGACCGCCCAGGAGCTGGGTGATCACTTTCTGAAACAGGGACTTGCCGCTCTTCACCGGTCCCGCCATGACGAGCACCTGGCCTGCCTTCCGCCAGTGGGCGTGGAGTGCCTGGATGGCGCATTGCAGCCAGCCGTAGAGGTACACGCGCTGGTCATGCTCTGGACTGGCGAAGAGCCCTTCGATGAGCGCATGCATGACCGGCCACGGGCCTGGCATGGGCTGGGGCAGGCAGGGATCGGTAGTGACCAGAATCATCTGGCCGTTCACCCGGCGCAGGCCTTTGCAGTGCCCGGCGAGGGGTCCGGCATAACCCACGGGGCGGTGGCTCTGCACCATGGTCGCGTATTCCTCGAACTCGGAGGCAACTTCGTGTTTGGCGGATGCTGTGAGCATGCCGCGCACCTTGCAGTGGCGGCGCAGGGTCCCGTCTTGCACGGGGAACCAGTCGCCGTTGTGATTCAGCACCAGGTATTCCTTCCGGTACGTGTCATACCAGACCTGATCAAACCAGGCGGCATTGCTCCGCCGCAGGGCCCGGTGGTGGGCGGGGCTGTTGACAATCTCCGCCGTGATGTCGCGGCGGATCTCCGGGTCCAGGGTTGGGGTTTTGGCCTTCGCTCGTGCCCTGGCTTTTGCTCTGGCATGGGCCTTGTCTTTGTCTTTGTCTTTAGCTTTGGTTTGATGGGGCTCGGTGATTGTCAGGGACATGGGATCAGGGTGATGGGAGGCGATGCAAAGTGGCTGGGAGAAGGCGACGGCAGGTGAGGACACAGGGCTCAGTCGGCAAAGAGATGCTGAAGGGTCCGGGCGTGATGGTGGGGGTCGGCCAGCAGCAGGGCCAGATCATTGCGGATGGCGGGCAGCGCGATGACATCCACCTCCGCCCCGGCCATCTTCAGTTCCGCATGCCAGGTGGCGGCGCCGTTTCTCCCGGCCTCACCCTCATCAGGCAGGATGCGCACGCGGCGACCGCGCAGCAACTCCAGGGTCTGGGGATCCCGTGTAAAGGAGGCTCCCGCCGTGACGGCGGCCAGGGGCACCCATGGGGCATCCGCCAGATCGATCACGGAGGCCGCCTCCAGCAGCCCCACGACGCCCTCCACCAGCAGGACCGGGGGGCGGTTCCGGATGAGGAAACTACGACCGAAGAAGCTGCCCCGGGAGCCCGCCAGGGTCTTGGCCTTGGTGGGGCCCTTCCCGGTGCTGAGCAGGCCGCCGTCATAGCGCCGCGCCTGGGCGAAGGTGCCCTCCACGAGGCACCAGCAGGTGTGGTCGCCCACGCGCGTGTTGCGCAGGAGCCGCTTGTTCTTGAAGAGATGCACCATGTCCGGCGTCACGTGCCGCAGCGTGGCGATGCGGCCCTCCTCCGCCGGAGTTAGAGGAAAGAAGGTGTGCCGCGCCCGCTGCTCCGCGGCGGTGCGGGCATCCGCCGGAGCGGCAGGCGGGGGGAGGGGGCGGTGGAGGAAACTACCTCGTGGGCCGGGGGGGTGACGGCGGCCGCCTGCCTCCTCATCCTCCCGCAGGAGGTGGCCGGGGGGCATCTGGCCGCTGCGGGCGGCATCGCGCAGCTTGTGGCGGAGCTCGGCCTCCGTCCAGAGCGGGCGGGAGCAGGCGCGGTTCCAGTGCTCCAGCAGCGGCGCGGCGGCCTCCGCAGAGAGATCGAACCCACGCACCAGGACCACGGCCACGCGGAAGAGCGCGGTGCTGCCGCCTTCTCCCTGGATCGAAGGCGGCATGCGGGAGATGTACTGCCAGGCCCGGTCTTCCACAGGGATAGGGGGCCGGAGGGCGGAGGGGCTGCCGGAGCGGGGGCTGGGCGCGTGAGAGGTCATCATCAAGATCAAGATGAGGTTTTGGTTTTTGCTTTTGCTGAATGGAGAACCGGGCGCGGGCCATGGGCAAAGCCATCCCATGCCCGTGCGGTGGGGTCGCCCGGGTGATGAAGTTCTGGCTGGCCCCCCGCTGTGGCCGGGTGTGGGGATAAAGGAAATATCAGACGCCGGGGGCGGTGCCGCCCGGGCTGTTCGTCGCGCCTACGGTAAGCCGCTGCTTGAACGCTTCCACCGCCGCGCGTTCGTAGCGCACGAGACGCCCAAGCTTGATGTAAGGAAGATCGCGCTGGCTCATGAACCGCTCGATCGTCTTCGATCTCACCCGCAGGAGCCGCGCGACCTCCGGTTTGGTCAGAAGCTGTTCCCCACCCTGAGATGCACTGTCAGACGCATTAACAACCATTGAGCAATGTGCGCTAAGCTCGGGTCCCGCACAAGGGGGAACTGTGAGGTGCGCGCTTTTTTTGAGCAAGGGCCTCCTGCCCGGGGGGAGGTGCGACACCATCGACACCCTTTTTGAACTTTTTGCCAAAAACGATGTTTTTAGGCATTCTGTTGCAAGTGGATGTGCGTGAGTGACTTGTGACTGAAAAATGCGAAGCCCGCCTTCGGCGGGAGACACCAGACTAGAAGACTCCAGACACAAGACCTGAGACAGGGGCAGATGGAGGGTCTGAGGCGAGACGGACAACAAGCTTCACCACGCAGAAGCATCACCTCACCCCTCCCTGGTCCGCCAGCAGGGTTGGAGTTCCGCATTTATGCGGTCAGGACACTACAACCCAACACAGCGCCCCGCCCCCGATTCCCTCAAAAGACAAGCCCCAAGCCTCCCCAGCCCTCCCAACACCTTGACGCACTGACGCACTGACGCACTGACGCACTGGACTGGGACCTTGCTGCCACCCCTGCCGGGGTGGGATCCTCCGTGTCTTCCAACCGGAGGTATCAGTCGCTCCGCTCCTTCAACCTTCCGGCTAATGGCTGGGATGCCTCCGGCATCACCCGCTGCGCGGGAGACAGAAGACTGGGAGACACCAGACACCAGACACCAGACAGAAGACCTGGGCCCGCCTTCGGCGGGAGACACCAGACTGGAAGACTCCAGACACAAGACCTGAGACAGGGGCAGATGGAGGGTCTGAGGCGAGACGGACAACAAGCTTCACCACGCAGAAGCATCACCTCACCCCTCCCTGGTCCGCCAGCAAGGTTGGAGTTCCGCATTTATGCGGTCAGGACGCCATGTCCCAATGCGACGCTCCGCCCCCGATTCTCTCAAAAGACAAGCCCCCCCCGCATCCATGCAAGCCAACCCAAGCCCCAAGCCTCCCCAGCCCTCCCAACACCTTGACGCACTGACGCACTGACGCACTGGACTGGGACCTTGCTGCCACCCCTGCCGGGGTGGGATCCTCCGTGTCTTCCAACCGGAGGTATCAGTCGCTCCGCTCCTTCAACCTTCCGGCTAATGGCTGGGATGCCTCCGGCATCACCCGCTGCGCGGGAGACAGAAGACTGGGAGACACCAGACACCAGACAGAAGACCTGGGCCCGCCTTCGGCGGGAGACACCAGACTGGAAGACTCCAGACACAAGACCTGAGACAGGGGCAGATGGAGGGTCTGAGGCGAGACGGACGACAAGATTCACCACGCAGAAGCATCACCCCACCCCTCCCCGGTCCGCCAGCAGGGT contains these protein-coding regions:
- a CDS encoding DUF7009 family protein, with protein sequence MKLRLRGDSLRLRLTQTEVLALRDQGFWQEATTLGASSGPRLAYRVESSPSGPPSVQHTADSQGTTVTVILPAAEVTTWADSPSQVGIYFDEPWGLKVAVEKDFRCLDPNRDEDESDNFTNPNEGHPHLDTCDSD
- the tnpA gene encoding IS200/IS605 family transposase, whose product is MSGTYVSLHYHVVFSTKKREPLIGAEWLPRLHEYLGGTVQGLGGFCQGVGGINDHVHLLIGLKPTHCLSDFMRELKKASSIWVHQEVGLGHFAWQEGYSAFSVSATSREAVKEYIAQQQEHHRVKSFREELVQMLVKAGVAFKPEYLD
- the malQ gene encoding 4-alpha-glucanotransferase, whose protein sequence is MLPLSRSAGILLHPTSLPGRFGVGEIGPGAELWLESLHRMGQKVWQILPLGPTGYGNSPYQSLSSFAGNPLLISLDALVKDGMVTPSDLHMMPEFPDERVDFGSVIEVRMAFLKNAARHFINQCNASPLLARAFEVFCQRESDWLDDWAMFIALKEEHDSKPWTEWPREVALREDVAMAQVMSSLEAEIEEAKALQFLFHRQWNKLRIRARELGIAIVGDIPIFTAHDSADVWANRELFSLDENGNPTVIAGVPPDYFSETGQRWGNPLYDWPKHLKTNFNWWKSRMRKTLALVDVVRIDHFRGFAAYWEIPASEATAINGKWVEAPGDALFNSLKEEMGELPIIAEDLGLITPDVVELRDKHGLPGMRVMQFAFGPDTVTPLYDPSTYPENSVGYTGTHDNDTVVGLFRSEAGDDSTRTAEVIEAERRTILTYTQTDGSEIHWDFIEHVWKSQSQLAICPLQDVMGLGSEARMNIPGKSGEFWNWRFTWDQLTSALEARLREVTARHGRV
- a CDS encoding helix-turn-helix domain-containing protein gives rise to the protein MVVNASDSASQGGEQLLTKPEVARLLRVRSKTIERFMSQRDLPYIKLGRLVRYERAAVEAFKQRLTVGATNSPGGTAPGV